The following are encoded together in the Cyanobacterium aponinum PCC 10605 genome:
- the cobN gene encoding cobaltochelatase subunit CobN has product MNQSYSININKKEENKQKIDVAIIFYRAHFLSGNTKPIDSLSSALKKQNLSTIAIYLSSLREADIQAELIEILQKYQVNLILNTTSFSVAKIGSESNTKIWETLDIPVLQVILSGSTEEYWQNSFQGLSPRDVAMNVALPEVDGRIITRAISFKSVATKHPQLETDIVIYQPQENRVNYIAELAKNWIKLKKKKNSEKKVALILANYPNKDGRIANGVGLDTPASCINILRALKVNNYDIQNIPENGDKLIFQLIEGITNDLEMTSQKKINQYLSLEEYQKYFHTLPLEIQQKITNRWGNYKQNACFTDEDEIQEQNLFINQNYIPVSGIQFGKIFVGVQPSRGYDLDPSLNYHAPDLEPTHHYLAFYYWLKHIFQADVIIHVGKHGNLEWLPGKSLVLSNNCYPEIALGTLPHFYPFIVNDPGEGSQAKRRANAVILDHLTPPLTRAELYGELLELEALIDEYYQAQSLNPSRLKIICDRISNLIKETKLNEDLGIKEVNRDSLTEFLTIADGYLCELKEAQIRDGLHIFGQCPEGRLLRDLISAIARFSSYNNLGLIEAIKEDLNHNQIPPLLRGVRGDQNNNLLRKAKEDKNNESIVEKDDLENIANELIEKLIKGEKAEEIKLGKHTEKSLNWIKNKLLPNLKKTEQEIDNLIRGLEGKYIPSGSSGAPTRGRSDVLPTGRNFYSVDIRAIPSETAWDVGRKAAETLIERYTQENGEYPRTLAISVWGTSTMRTGGDDIAQIMALMGVKPIWDGVSRRVVDFEVIPLEVLGRPRIDVTVRVSGFFRDGFPNIMELLYKINQYLSSLKEEKENNPLAQQVEKDTQYWIKQGLEKKQARERATYRLFGSKPGAYGAGLQGLIEAQNWHSDEDLARAYLNWSSYAYTGTKGVSQPEAFEQRLKQLQIVLHNQDNREHDLLDSDDYYQFQGGLTAAVRHLQGENPTVYFGDNSQPDNPKVRHLQEEIARVYRSRVINPKWIAGVMRHGYKGAFEMSATVDYLFAYSATTKSVPDFMFTGVAQSYLLDEKVRQFIQEKNPWALRDMGERLIEAHQRNLWMNVDTNLLDELRGIIHQSERIIEGFGESSL; this is encoded by the coding sequence GTGAACCAATCTTATTCTATAAACATCAATAAAAAAGAAGAAAATAAGCAAAAAATAGATGTTGCAATTATTTTTTATAGAGCTCATTTTTTGTCGGGCAACACAAAACCCATTGATTCTTTATCCTCTGCATTAAAAAAACAAAATTTAAGTACTATCGCTATTTATTTATCATCCCTTAGAGAAGCCGATATTCAAGCTGAATTAATTGAAATTTTACAAAAATATCAAGTAAATTTAATTTTAAATACTACCAGCTTTTCAGTAGCAAAAATAGGTTCAGAATCTAATACAAAAATATGGGAAACCCTAGATATTCCAGTGCTTCAAGTAATATTAAGTGGAAGTACAGAAGAATATTGGCAAAATAGCTTTCAAGGTTTATCCCCCAGAGATGTTGCCATGAATGTTGCTTTACCAGAAGTCGATGGAAGAATAATCACTAGGGCAATTTCTTTTAAGTCAGTGGCTACTAAACACCCTCAATTAGAAACTGACATTGTTATTTATCAACCTCAAGAAAATAGAGTTAATTATATTGCTGAGTTAGCTAAAAATTGGATAAAGCTAAAAAAGAAGAAAAACTCAGAAAAAAAGGTAGCTTTAATCTTAGCAAATTATCCCAATAAAGATGGAAGAATTGCGAATGGAGTGGGGTTAGATACTCCCGCTAGTTGTATTAATATTTTACGGGCGTTAAAAGTAAATAATTATGATATTCAAAATATACCTGAAAATGGAGATAAGCTAATTTTTCAGTTAATTGAAGGGATAACAAATGATTTAGAAATGACATCTCAAAAGAAAATTAATCAATATTTATCTTTAGAAGAATATCAAAAATATTTTCATACTTTACCCTTAGAAATTCAACAAAAAATTACTAATCGATGGGGAAATTACAAGCAAAATGCCTGTTTCACGGATGAAGATGAAATTCAGGAGCAAAATTTATTTATTAACCAAAATTATATTCCTGTTTCAGGGATTCAATTTGGCAAAATATTTGTCGGAGTACAACCATCGAGGGGTTATGATTTAGATCCTAGTCTTAATTATCACGCTCCAGATTTAGAGCCAACTCACCATTATTTAGCTTTTTATTATTGGTTAAAACACATTTTTCAAGCAGATGTAATTATTCACGTTGGTAAGCACGGAAATTTGGAATGGCTACCGGGTAAAAGTTTAGTTTTATCTAATAATTGTTATCCCGAAATTGCTTTAGGCACACTTCCCCATTTTTATCCTTTTATTGTCAATGATCCGGGGGAGGGATCACAAGCAAAAAGAAGGGCAAATGCGGTAATTTTAGATCATTTAACTCCCCCTTTAACCCGTGCAGAATTGTATGGAGAATTATTAGAATTGGAGGCTTTAATTGATGAATATTATCAAGCTCAAAGTCTCAATCCTAGTAGGTTAAAAATAATCTGCGATCGCATTTCAAATTTAATCAAAGAAACTAAGCTAAATGAAGATTTAGGTATAAAAGAAGTAAATAGAGATAGTTTAACCGAATTTTTAACGATTGCTGATGGTTATTTATGTGAGTTAAAAGAAGCCCAGATTAGAGATGGTTTACATATTTTTGGACAATGTCCAGAAGGAAGACTATTAAGAGATTTAATAAGTGCGATCGCACGTTTTTCTAGTTATAATAACTTAGGATTAATAGAAGCTATCAAAGAAGACTTAAACCACAATCAAATTCCTCCCTTATTAAGGGGGGTTAGGGGGGATCAAAACAATAACTTATTAAGGAAAGCTAAGGAGGATAAAAATAATGAGAGCATAGTAGAAAAAGATGACTTAGAAAACATAGCCAATGAATTAATAGAAAAGCTGATAAAAGGAGAAAAAGCCGAGGAAATAAAACTAGGAAAACATACAGAAAAGTCTCTTAACTGGATCAAAAATAAACTCCTACCTAACTTAAAAAAAACAGAGCAAGAAATAGATAACCTTATCAGAGGCTTAGAGGGAAAATATATTCCCAGTGGCTCATCAGGCGCACCCACCAGAGGCAGAAGCGATGTTTTACCCACAGGCAGAAACTTTTATTCCGTTGATATTCGAGCTATTCCTAGTGAAACCGCTTGGGATGTAGGCAGAAAAGCCGCCGAAACTCTTATCGAAAGATATACCCAAGAAAATGGAGAATATCCCCGCACCCTAGCAATTTCCGTTTGGGGTACTTCTACCATGCGCACAGGAGGAGATGATATTGCTCAAATAATGGCATTAATGGGAGTTAAACCAATATGGGATGGGGTAAGCCGTAGAGTTGTGGATTTTGAGGTAATTCCCCTCGAAGTATTAGGCAGACCTAGAATTGATGTTACTGTGAGAGTTTCTGGGTTTTTTAGAGACGGATTCCCCAATATAATGGAATTACTTTATAAAATTAATCAATATTTGTCAAGCCTCAAAGAAGAAAAAGAAAATAATCCCCTTGCCCAACAGGTAGAAAAAGATACTCAATATTGGATTAAACAAGGATTAGAGAAAAAACAGGCAAGAGAGAGGGCAACCTATCGGCTTTTTGGTTCAAAACCGGGGGCTTATGGGGCTGGATTACAAGGACTTATCGAAGCCCAGAATTGGCATAGTGATGAAGATTTAGCAAGGGCATATTTAAACTGGAGTAGCTACGCCTATACAGGCACAAAAGGAGTATCTCAACCCGAAGCCTTTGAACAAAGACTGAAACAATTACAGATAGTTTTGCATAATCAAGATAATCGTGAACATGACCTATTAGACTCCGATGATTATTACCAATTTCAAGGGGGATTAACCGCCGCCGTCAGACATTTACAAGGGGAAAACCCAACGGTTTATTTTGGTGATAATTCCCAACCAGATAACCCTAAAGTTAGACATTTACAAGAAGAGATTGCCAGAGTATATCGCAGTAGAGTTATTAATCCTAAATGGATAGCAGGGGTAATGAGACATGGTTATAAAGGAGCATTTGAAATGAGTGCAACAGTGGACTATTTATTTGCCTATTCCGCTACAACTAAGTCTGTACCCGATTTTATGTTTACAGGAGTTGCTCAAAGTTATTTATTAGATGAAAAAGTCCGACAATTTATTCAAGAAAAAAATCCTTGGGCTTTAAGAGACATGGGAGAAAGGCTCATTGAAGCACATCAGAGAAACTTATGGATGAATGTAGATACGAATTTATTGGATGAACTAAGAGGTATTATTCATCAATCGGAGAGGATTATTGAGGGATTTGGAGAATCATCATTATAA
- a CDS encoding competence/damage-inducible protein A, which produces MSAEIICIGTELLLGDILNSNSQFLAQELAILGIPHYFQTVVGDNLARIHEVINIASQRSSILIFTGGLGPTPDDLTTEAIASFFQGTLEEKSEIIEDIEVKFAQRGRKMTNNNRKQALLPKGADILPNLTGTAPGMIWQPFLNNVNHPQQKLTILTFPGVPSEMKQMWRDTAVPFLQSQGWGKEIIVSEMMRFRGIGESALAEKVNHLFALTNPTVAPYASHGEVKLRVSTKAKNEAEARKIINPIVEEIKAIALEDYYGSDEDTLEGVVGKLLTARGETVSVAESCTGGGLGAMFTACGGSSAYFYGGIIAYSNQVKIRQLGVSEADIEQFGAVSETVAQQMAKGVKNRLQTDWGIGITGIAGPDGGTETKPVGLVYVAIAQPHFVTASPSSDTISYELKWGINRDRQTIRYLTCCFALDQLRRKLLSN; this is translated from the coding sequence ATGAGTGCAGAAATTATTTGTATCGGGACAGAACTATTGTTAGGTGACATTTTGAATAGCAATTCTCAATTTTTAGCCCAAGAATTAGCTATTTTAGGTATTCCCCATTATTTTCAAACGGTTGTTGGAGATAACTTAGCCAGAATTCATGAGGTGATTAACATTGCGTCCCAACGTTCTTCCATTCTTATTTTTACAGGGGGTTTAGGCCCTACACCCGATGATCTTACCACAGAAGCGATCGCATCTTTTTTTCAGGGAACTTTAGAAGAAAAATCAGAGATTATTGAAGATATTGAGGTAAAATTTGCCCAAAGAGGGCGAAAAATGACAAATAATAACCGTAAACAGGCTTTATTACCAAAAGGAGCGGACATATTACCTAATTTAACAGGAACAGCCCCGGGTATGATTTGGCAACCTTTTTTAAATAATGTCAACCATCCGCAACAAAAATTAACAATTTTAACCTTTCCCGGAGTGCCTTCAGAAATGAAGCAGATGTGGCGAGATACTGCTGTACCATTTTTACAGAGTCAGGGATGGGGGAAAGAAATTATTGTCAGTGAAATGATGCGGTTTCGGGGGATAGGAGAGTCAGCACTGGCAGAAAAAGTTAATCATCTCTTTGCCTTAACGAATCCTACCGTTGCCCCTTACGCCTCCCATGGAGAAGTAAAATTAAGGGTTTCTACCAAAGCAAAAAATGAAGCTGAGGCGAGAAAAATAATTAATCCTATTGTAGAAGAAATAAAAGCGATCGCCCTTGAAGATTACTATGGCTCAGACGAAGATACCTTAGAAGGAGTTGTGGGTAAATTGTTAACTGCAAGAGGAGAAACAGTGAGCGTTGCGGAATCTTGTACTGGCGGTGGTTTGGGGGCTATGTTTACAGCTTGCGGGGGAAGTTCTGCTTATTTTTATGGGGGTATCATTGCTTATAGCAACCAAGTCAAAATTCGTCAATTGGGAGTATCAGAGGCGGATATAGAGCAGTTTGGTGCAGTTTCTGAAACGGTAGCCCAACAGATGGCAAAGGGAGTTAAAAACCGATTACAAACCGATTGGGGTATTGGAATTACGGGCATAGCAGGCCCTGATGGTGGCACTGAAACCAAACCTGTCGGATTAGTGTATGTTGCGATCGCACAGCCCCACTTCGTGACCGCATCTCCATCATCCGATACAATTAGCTATGAATTAAAATGGGGAATTAATCGGGATAGACAGACTATTCGTTATCTTACCTGTTGTTTTGCCCTTGATCAATTGAGACGGAAATTGTTAAGTAATTAG
- the csaB gene encoding polysaccharide pyruvyl transferase CsaB, with protein sequence MRKAIICGYYGQGNAGDEALLLAILSRLNNNITPIILSGNPQKTNQDYGVISYSRFQIIKEILKLTKKDLFIWGGGSLIQDITSVKSAIYYLTLMALAQLKGVKTIAYAQGIGPIKTPLIQWLTKIVLKRCDRISVRDQKSAKLLDKWGIKCLIAPDPVWALPSKITKKIELLPAPRIAVNLRSHSSLTITKIETISQVLIKIKEKINANIILIPFQISKDLEVCEKIAQQLKTNYQILTLENAQELKGLFSQIDMLIGMRLHSLIMAGSENCKCFALSYDPKVSNLMREINIKGYDLEKLPTNIDEIVQECLNTYNNPNPISPHQIQKLAEDALKHHQLIDSVIT encoded by the coding sequence ATGAGAAAAGCAATTATTTGTGGATATTATGGTCAAGGAAATGCAGGAGATGAAGCCCTATTACTGGCTATTTTATCCCGTTTAAATAATAATATTACTCCCATTATTTTGTCTGGTAATCCGCAAAAAACAAATCAAGATTATGGAGTAATTAGCTATTCTCGTTTTCAAATTATCAAAGAAATATTAAAACTAACAAAAAAAGATTTATTTATTTGGGGAGGAGGAAGTTTAATCCAAGATATTACCAGTGTTAAAAGTGCTATTTATTATTTAACCTTAATGGCATTAGCACAATTGAAAGGAGTTAAAACTATTGCCTATGCTCAAGGAATTGGACCGATAAAAACTCCCCTCATTCAATGGTTAACTAAGATTGTACTGAAAAGATGCGATCGCATCAGCGTTAGAGATCAAAAATCAGCTAAACTGTTGGATAAATGGGGAATAAAATGCTTAATTGCACCCGATCCAGTGTGGGCCTTGCCTAGTAAAATAACAAAAAAAATAGAACTTTTACCTGCTCCTAGAATTGCTGTTAATTTGCGTTCTCATTCTAGTTTAACTATTACCAAAATAGAAACTATATCCCAAGTTTTAATTAAAATAAAAGAAAAAATTAATGCAAATATAATTTTAATTCCTTTTCAAATATCAAAAGATTTAGAAGTTTGTGAAAAAATAGCCCAGCAATTAAAAACTAACTATCAGATTTTAACCTTAGAAAATGCCCAAGAATTAAAAGGATTATTTTCTCAGATAGATATGCTCATAGGAATGCGTCTTCATAGCTTAATCATGGCTGGAAGTGAAAATTGTAAATGTTTTGCTCTTAGTTATGATCCCAAAGTAAGCAATTTAATGAGGGAAATAAATATCAAAGGATACGATTTAGAAAAATTACCAACTAATATCGACGAAATTGTCCAAGAATGTTTAAACACCTATAACAATCCTAATCCGATTTCCCCTCATCAAATACAAAAATTAGCAGAGGATGCCCTTAAACATCATCAATTAATAGATTCAGTTATCACTTAA